A window from Citrus sinensis cultivar Valencia sweet orange chromosome 3, DVS_A1.0, whole genome shotgun sequence encodes these proteins:
- the LOC102615725 gene encoding disease resistance-like protein DSC1 isoform X7 — protein sequence MYSESKVGEMESLLAAAPLVGIWGMGGIGKTTIARAVFNKISRNFEGSCFLQNVREESQSPGGLARLQQKLLSEVLRDENAIPDIEFNFTRLSRRKALIVLDDVTCFRQIKFLIRSLDWFMPESRIIITTRDQKVLKNGGVKEKDIYEMKALECGHALELFSRHAFKENLPNEVGYQELSEKIINYAQGVPLALEILGCFLYGKGKEVWENAINELKRILNMEIQKVLKISFDGLDDEQKNIFLDIACFFKGEDKEFVIKFLDACGFAAQIGISDLVDKSLIIIHGNSITVHDLLQEMGREIVRQESVNNPGERSRLWHHEDIIEVLTSNTGTEKIEGIYLDMSKVRHICLNSNTFTKMRKLRFLKFYSSISKGENKCKVSNFQGSIFAEVRYLHWHGYPLTSLPSNINPDKLLFLEIPHSNIEQLWDCVQHHGKFNRMVIAASNSFTKTPNPSLIPRLNKLVSLNLIGCSKLKRLPVEISSVVNVEEVRLNGTAIEKLPSSIGSLSGLLDLDLQNCKRLKSLPSSLCKLKSLRSLYLNGCSNLQRLPQELGNLEALEFLSAIATAIREVPSSIVRLNNVRDINFSRSKGHKQMGLSLPITISLDGLYNLTYLDLSDCCITKLPENIGQLSSLEYLYLSKNNFERIPKSIIQLSKLSCLYLSYCGKLQSLPKLPCSLHKLYAHHCMALESLSGLFPKSYESCPPCFELNGNYNLDRNVVGGILEDALQNIQHVATARWEHMHAQEKKSYPEFEGFAILPGNEIPKWFSFQSMGSLIKLKTPPAGWFNNKNVIGFAFGAIVSFRDHYDDVFELFCDIKVKPKDCDPHVIQIYLELYCYVESDHLILGYYLFGNDDLNGFRDCVIEAVQFYFKKDHDDSERLECCGLKRCGIHLLYAPDSTEDPSGSFNNEEEEELQPQQMTEIILNRHPSHAAGGAANVSQPANVDDSRA from the exons ATGTATTCAG AATCAAAAGTTGGTGAAATGGAATCTCTATTAGCTGCTGCACCTCTAGTAGGGATTTGGGGCATGGGTGGTATAGGCAAGACAACAATTGCTAGGGCGGTTTTCAACAAAATCTCTAGAAATTTTGAAGGTTCTTGCTTCCTTCAGAATGTTAGAGAAGAATCACAAAGCCCAGGAGGATTAGCTAGGTTGCAACAAAAACTTCTTTCAGAAGTATTGAGGGATGAAAATGCGATTCCTGATATTGAGTTCAACTTTACAAGGCTCAGCCGCAGGAAGGCTCTGATTGTTCTTGATGATGTGACTTGTTtcagacaaattaaattcttaatcaGAAGTCTTGATTGGTTTATGCCTGAGAGTCGAATCATAATTACCACAAGAGATCAAAAGGTTCTTAAAAATGGGGGAGTGAAAGAGAAAGATATTTATGAGATGAAGGCATTAGAATGCGGTCATGCCCTTGAGCTTTTCAGTCGACAtgccttcaaagaaaaccttcCTAATGAAGTAGGTTATCAGGAGCTGTCagaaaagataattaactatgcTCAAGGTGTTCCTTTAGCACTTGAAATTTTAGGTTGCTTTTTATatggaaaaggaaaggaagttTGGGAAAATGCAATAAACGAATTGAAAAGAATTCTTAATATGGAAATCCAAAAGGTGctaaaaattagttttgacGGTTTGGACGATGaacagaaaaatatttttctggaCATTGCCTGTTTCTTTAAAGGTGAAGATAAAGAATTTGTGATAAAGTTCCTTGATGCTTGTGGTTTCGCTGCACAAATAGGAATAAGTGATCTTGTTGATAAGTCTCTTATTATCATACATGGCAATAGCATAACAGTGCATGATTTGCTGCAAGAAATGGGTAGAGAAATTGTCCGGCAAGAATCTGTAAATAATCCAGGAGAACGCAGTCGATTGTGGCATCATGAGGATATTATCGAAGTTTTGACATCTAATACA gGAACTGAAAAAATTGAGGGCATATACTTGGATATGTCTAAGGTGAGACACATTTGTCTAAATTCTAACACATTCACGAAGATGcgtaaattaagatttttgaaattctatAGTTCAATCTCTAAGGGAGAGAACAAATGTAAGGTGTCTAATTTCCAAGGTTCAATATTTGCTGAAGTGAGGTATTTGCACTGGCATGGTTATCCATTAACATCATTGCCGTCAAATATTAATCCAGACaagcttctttttcttgaaatcCCTCATAGCAATATTGAACAACTTTGGGACTGTGTCCAG CATCATGGTAAGTTCAACCGGATGGTCATTGCTGCCTCGAATTCTTTTACCAAAACCCCAAACCCCTCGTTGATTCCGCGTCTAAATAAGCTAGTTAGCCTCAATCTAATTGGTTGCTCAAAATTGAAGAGGCTTCCTGTAGAGATCTCATCAGTTGTTAATGTGGAAGAGGTACGTTTAAATGGAACAGCAATTGAAAAACTGCCCTCGTCCATTGGGAGTCTCTCTGGGCTTTTGGACTTGGACCTTCAAAATTGTAAAAGGCTTAAGAGTCTCCCTAGCAGCCTATGTAAGTTGAAATCTCTTCGGAGTCTGTATCTCAATGGGTGCTCAAATCTTCAAAGATTGCCTCAGGAACTTGGAAATTTAGAAGCTTTGGAGTTTTTGTCTGCTATAGCAACAGCTATAAGAGAAGTACCCTCATCCATTGTACGTTTGAACAATGTTCGTGATATAAATTTCAGTAGGAGCAAGGGTCATAAGCAGATGGGTTTATCATTGCCGATCACAATATCTTTAGATGGCTTGTACAATCTAACGTATCTAGATCTATCTGATTGCTGCATCACAAAGTTACCTGAAAATATTGGTCAGCTATCCTCTCTAGAATATTTGTATCTATCGAAGAACAATTTTGAGAGGATACCAAAGAGCATCATACAACTTTCTAAGTTGTCATGTCTCTACTTAAGTTATTGTGGGAAGCTTCAATCCTTACCAAAGCTTCCATGCAGTCTACATAAGTTGTATGCACATCATTGCATGGCACTGGAGTCATTATCAGGTTTATTCCCAAAAAGTTATGAATCTTGTCCGCCGTGTTTTGAGCTGAACGGTAATTATAACTTGGATCGGAATGTTGTTGGAGGAATTCTTGAAGATGCTCTGCAAAACATTCAGCATGTGGCAACCGCACGTTGGGAACACATGCATGCACAGGAAAAG AAATCTTATCCGGAATTTGAAGGTTTTGCCATTTTACCTGGGAATGAAATTCCAAAGTGGTTTAGCTTTCAAAGTATGGGATCTTTGATAAAATTGAAGACGCCACCAGCAGGTtggttcaataataaaaatgtaatcGGTTTTGCCTTTGGCGCAATTGTATCATTTCGAGACCATTATGATGATGTGTTTGAATTGTTTTGTGACATCAAAGTCAAACCCAAAGATTGTGATCCGCATGTGATACAGATATATCTGGAGCTGTATTGTTATGTAGAGTCAGATCACTTAATTTTGGGGTACTATTTATTTGGTAATGACGATTTGAATGGTTTTCGGGATTGCGTTATTGAGGCAGTCCAATTCTATTTTAAGAAAGATCATGATGACTCTGAACGTTTGGAATGTTgcgggctaaaaagatgtggGATCCATTTATTGTATGCCCCAGATTCAACGGAAGACCCAAGCGGAAGTTTcaataatgaagaagaagaggaactACAGCCCCAGCAGATGACTGAAATAATCTTGAACCGTCATCCATCGCATGCAGCTG GAGGAGCCGCGAACGTGAGTCAACCTGCTAACGTCGACGATAGTCGAGCttga